One Orcinus orca chromosome 7, mOrcOrc1.1, whole genome shotgun sequence genomic window carries:
- the CDK5R2 gene encoding cyclin-dependent kinase 5 activator 2: MGTVLSLSPASSAKGRRPGGLPEEKKKAPPSGDEALGGYGAPPVGKGGKGESRLKRPSVLISALTWKRLVAASAKKKKGSKKVTPKPASTGADSLVQQRNRENLLRKGRDPPDGGGAAKPLAVPVPTVPAAAATCEPPSGGSAVAPPPGSGGGKPPPPPPPAPQAAPPVPGGSPRRVIVQASTGELLRCLGDFVCRRCYRLKELSPGELVGWFRGVDRSLLLQGWQDQAFITPANLVFVYLLCRESLRGDELASAAELQAAFLTCLYLAYSYMGNEISYPLKPFLVEPDKERFWQRCLRLIQRLSPQMLRLNADPHFFTQVFQDLKNEGEAAAGAGGPPSGGAPAASSSSASRDSCATGAKHWTMNLDR; encoded by the coding sequence ATGGGCACGGTGCTGTCTCTTTCCCCCGCCTCCTCGGCCAAGGGCCGGAGGCCCGGCGGGCTGCCCGAGGAGAAGAAGAAGGCGCCGCCCTCGGGAGACGAGGCGCTGGGGGGATACGGGGCGCCGCCAGTAGGCAAGGGCGGTAAAGGCGAGAGCCGGCTCAAGCGGCCGTCCGTGCTCATCTCGGCGCTCACCTGGAAGCGGCTGGTGGCCGCGTCTGCCAAGAAGAAGAAAGGCAGCAAGAAGGTGACGCCCAAGCCGGCGTCCACCGGCGCGGACTCCCTGGTCCAGCAACGCAACCGCGAGAACCTTCTCCGCAAGGGTCGGGACCCCCCCGACGGCGGCGGCGCCGCCAAGCCCCTGGCGGTGCCCGTGCCCACCGTGCCCGCGGCCGCCGCCACCTGCGAGCCGCCGTCGGGGGGCAGCGCCGTCGCCCCACCTCCAGGCTCCGGTGGAGGGaaaccgccgccgccgccgcccccagcCCCGCAGGCGGCGCCGCCGGTACCTGGCGGCTCGCCGCGGCGGGTCATCGTGCAGGCGTCTACGGGAGAGCTGCTGCGCTGCCTGGGCGACTTCGTGTGCCGACGCTGCTACCGTCTCAAGGAGCTAAGCCCAGGCGAGCTGGTGGGCTGGTTCCGCGGAGTGGACCGCTCGCTGCTGCTGCAGGGCTGGCAAGACCAGGCCTTCATTACGCCCGCCAACCTGGTGTTCGTGTACCTGCTGTGCCGCGAGTCGCTGCGCGGGGATGAGCTGGCGTCGGCCGCCGAGCTGCAGGCTGCCTTCCTCACCTGCCTTTACCTCGCCTACTCCTACATGGGCAACGAGATCTCCTACCCGCTCAAACCCTTCCTCGTGGAGCCCGACAAGGAGCGCTTCTGGCAACGCTGCCTGCGCCTCATCCAGCGGCTCAGTCCGCAGATGCTGCGGCTCAACGCCGACCCCCACTTCTTCACGCAGGTCTTCCAAGACCTCAAGAACGAGGGCGAGGCCGCTGCCGGCGCCGGGGGTCCTCCCAGCGGGGGAGCGCCCGCGGCCTCCTCCTCCTCGGCCTCCAGGGACAGCTGCGCGACTGGAGCCAAGCACTGGACTATGAACCTGGACCGCTAG